A portion of the Pseudarthrobacter sp. L1SW genome contains these proteins:
- a CDS encoding class I SAM-dependent methyltransferase — protein MVPKLIRLSRSAPKDRPQAWDMYWAGIRGAGTGGEVLWDSGTDDEFYGYKDVLLRHLDPELPVVDVGCGHGRFTRALAGVFPEVIGVDVSGQAIAHAGAQAAAHGSAGTVRYMARDMTAPGAGRGLAGGMDANVFIRGVLHVLDRADQEALVENLRLMAGSRGTIFLAETNFQGNPVEYVSHLGATTQGIPAPLERAIRGLPMPGHFGPEERSRALPPEKWELLEDGEVAIETHPMTGVGGKSRVPGYFAVLRPRD, from the coding sequence ATGGTCCCGAAGCTCATCCGGCTGTCACGCTCGGCTCCGAAGGACCGGCCGCAGGCATGGGACATGTACTGGGCCGGCATTAGGGGGGCCGGAACTGGGGGCGAAGTTCTCTGGGACTCGGGGACGGACGATGAATTCTACGGCTACAAGGACGTCCTGCTCCGCCACCTTGACCCGGAACTTCCCGTGGTGGACGTGGGCTGCGGCCACGGCAGGTTTACCCGTGCGTTGGCCGGAGTGTTCCCTGAAGTCATCGGCGTGGATGTTTCCGGGCAAGCCATAGCCCACGCCGGCGCCCAGGCAGCCGCGCATGGCAGCGCCGGCACCGTCCGCTATATGGCCCGGGACATGACCGCGCCGGGCGCGGGCAGGGGCCTTGCCGGCGGCATGGACGCAAACGTATTCATCCGGGGAGTGCTCCACGTGCTGGACAGGGCCGACCAGGAGGCGCTGGTGGAAAACCTGCGGCTCATGGCCGGAAGCCGGGGCACCATATTCCTTGCCGAAACGAACTTCCAGGGCAATCCCGTTGAGTACGTTTCCCACCTCGGTGCAACCACGCAGGGCATCCCCGCGCCCCTTGAACGGGCCATCCGCGGGCTGCCGATGCCCGGCCACTTCGGTCCCGAAGAGCGTTCCCGGGCCCTTCCGCCGGAGAAGTGGGAGCTCCTGGAGGACGGGGAAGTGGCCATCGAAACACACCCCATGACGGGCGTAGGCGGGAAGAGCCGGGTCCCGGGGTACTTCGCCGTGCTGCGCCCCAGGGACTAG
- a CDS encoding SDR family oxidoreductase, which yields MQDTAGFAPSTAIVTGSDSGIGKATAVALARAGMDVGVTWHSDKDGAEGTAEEIRQLGRKAVVRRLDTTELRAAGAVIDELADELGGVDVFVNNAGTGDGTKFLDLDVDTWMQTLDTNLNGAFVCLQAAARRMVQAGKGGRLVAVTSVHEFQPRVGASAYDASKHGLGGLMKTLALELAEHGITANSVAPGEIATPMTGQEDEDPTTKDRPGVPLGRPGDAREIAAVIAFLASPASSYVNGASWAVDGGMLQMGPQAGSHITSHEWREG from the coding sequence ATGCAGGACACCGCAGGATTTGCCCCAAGCACCGCCATCGTTACCGGATCAGATTCCGGCATCGGCAAGGCCACCGCCGTCGCGCTTGCAAGGGCTGGCATGGATGTAGGCGTCACCTGGCACTCCGACAAGGACGGGGCCGAAGGCACGGCCGAGGAAATCCGCCAGCTCGGACGCAAGGCGGTGGTGCGCCGGCTGGATACCACAGAGCTTCGCGCCGCCGGAGCCGTCATCGACGAACTCGCGGACGAGCTGGGCGGAGTGGACGTCTTCGTCAACAATGCCGGGACCGGCGACGGTACCAAATTCCTGGACCTGGACGTCGACACCTGGATGCAAACGCTGGACACCAACCTCAACGGGGCCTTCGTATGCCTCCAGGCCGCAGCCCGCCGCATGGTGCAGGCAGGCAAGGGCGGACGCCTGGTTGCCGTCACCAGCGTGCATGAATTCCAGCCGCGGGTGGGCGCGTCCGCCTACGACGCGTCCAAGCACGGCCTGGGCGGCCTGATGAAGACACTGGCGCTCGAGCTTGCAGAGCACGGCATCACGGCCAACAGCGTGGCGCCGGGCGAGATCGCCACTCCCATGACCGGGCAGGAGGACGAGGACCCCACCACCAAGGACCGGCCCGGCGTGCCCTTGGGCAGGCCCGGTGATGCCCGGGAAATTGCGGCCGTCATCGCCTTCCTGGCTTCGCCCGCTTCCAGCTACGTCAACGGCGCGTCCTGGGCGGTGGACGGCGGCATGCTGCAGATGGGGCCGCAGGCCGGCTCGCACATCACCAGCCACGAGTGGCGCGAAGGGTAG
- a CDS encoding glycerate kinase, which translates to MRILIAPDKFKGSLTAAEAAAAIAEGALRVYPDAVATQFPIADGGEGTLEAAVAAGYEERLNAVVGPILAPIGAAWAVRKADDGRVTAVIETAQASGLAEMEPTPANALRAHSYGCGQLIAAALEAGATEIVLGLGGSAMTDGGSGALRALGLKPLDSAGNVVPLGGGSLADVAALDTSGLDPRLASVTFRIAVDVRNPLYGPEGAAHVFAPQKGADPDAVELLDAGLRNWSSVLREATGRDVNVPGAGAAGGFPASFLAFTDAALEGGFSLVAGLTGLAGQLGGADLVITGEGSMDSQSLTGKAPIALADAARERGIPVIVVAGRILVTPGELAEHGVVAAAQLLDVAPTPQDAIENAAKYLAWATSQVLEGA; encoded by the coding sequence ATGCGCATTCTTATTGCTCCGGACAAGTTCAAGGGTTCCCTCACGGCAGCCGAGGCCGCAGCTGCCATTGCCGAAGGTGCCTTGCGGGTCTACCCTGACGCCGTCGCCACGCAGTTCCCCATTGCCGACGGCGGCGAGGGAACCCTCGAAGCGGCGGTGGCGGCGGGTTATGAGGAGCGCCTCAATGCGGTCGTGGGCCCCATCCTTGCGCCAATCGGGGCCGCGTGGGCGGTCAGAAAGGCCGACGACGGCAGGGTCACCGCCGTCATCGAGACGGCCCAGGCCTCCGGCCTTGCGGAAATGGAGCCCACCCCCGCCAACGCCCTCCGGGCCCACAGCTACGGTTGCGGGCAGCTCATTGCGGCCGCCCTGGAGGCCGGCGCCACCGAGATTGTGCTGGGCCTGGGCGGTTCGGCCATGACCGACGGCGGCAGCGGGGCACTGCGCGCCTTGGGCCTCAAGCCGCTGGACTCCGCGGGGAACGTGGTGCCCCTGGGCGGCGGCTCCCTCGCGGACGTCGCGGCGCTGGACACGAGCGGGCTGGATCCCCGGCTGGCCTCCGTCACCTTCCGCATCGCCGTCGACGTGCGCAATCCCCTCTACGGGCCGGAAGGTGCCGCCCATGTCTTCGCTCCGCAAAAGGGCGCGGACCCGGACGCTGTGGAACTCCTCGACGCCGGCCTCCGCAACTGGTCATCGGTCCTGCGCGAAGCAACCGGCCGGGACGTGAACGTCCCCGGGGCGGGCGCCGCCGGCGGCTTCCCGGCGTCGTTCCTTGCCTTCACCGACGCCGCGCTGGAAGGTGGCTTCTCGCTGGTTGCCGGACTTACAGGCCTGGCCGGACAGCTGGGCGGAGCGGACCTGGTCATCACCGGCGAAGGGTCCATGGACTCGCAGTCCCTGACCGGAAAAGCACCCATCGCGCTCGCGGACGCCGCCCGGGAGCGCGGGATTCCGGTGATCGTGGTGGCCGGGAGGATCCTGGTCACGCCCGGGGAGCTCGCAGAACACGGCGTGGTGGCCGCCGCGCAGCTGCTGGACGTGGCACCCACCCCGCAGGATGCCATCGAAAACGCCGCCAAGTACCTGGCCTGGGCAACAAGCCAGGTACTTGAGGGCGCCTAG
- a CDS encoding LuxR family transcriptional regulator, whose translation MRTILRTTLFALLLISAPVLPLGAAHASPAAGSAPAAVEGSTGSSGGVWAMGASSPTPSPGDTASTGPANPGTGESAQNESTRVNFAPWVIGAIALATLIVVLIWRRRRNTTIV comes from the coding sequence ATGCGAACCATCCTGAGAACCACCCTTTTTGCCCTGCTGCTGATCTCCGCCCCGGTACTCCCGCTGGGAGCGGCCCACGCCTCCCCAGCTGCGGGTTCCGCACCTGCAGCCGTCGAAGGAAGTACGGGATCCTCCGGAGGAGTGTGGGCCATGGGCGCTTCCTCTCCCACGCCGTCTCCCGGGGATACCGCCTCCACCGGCCCCGCAAATCCGGGAACCGGGGAATCCGCGCAGAATGAGTCCACCAGGGTCAATTTCGCCCCTTGGGTTATCGGTGCGATCGCCCTTGCAACGCTGATTGTGGTGCTCATTTGGCGCCGGCGCCGCAACACCACCATCGTTTAG
- a CDS encoding DUF6766 family protein: MGKWMREHGLFLANAGLFLAFFGGMILTGAANYSQEQQAHGQAAVSVFEFLATGDFVEATFENWESEFLQMAMYVVLTVFLFQKGSSESKPVGKEAPQDEDPRQAAIKQATPWPVKHGGAVLKLYEHSLSILLFLLFLGSFTAHALGGTAAYNEEQQSHGEAGVTVLQYVGTSRFWFESFQNWQSEFLAVAVLVGASVYLREKGSPESKPVAEPHYETGA, from the coding sequence ATGGGCAAATGGATGAGGGAACACGGGCTGTTCCTGGCGAATGCCGGACTGTTCCTCGCGTTTTTCGGCGGGATGATCCTGACGGGGGCGGCGAACTACAGCCAGGAGCAGCAGGCTCACGGCCAAGCCGCCGTCTCGGTATTCGAGTTCCTGGCCACGGGCGATTTCGTCGAGGCCACCTTTGAGAACTGGGAATCGGAATTCCTGCAGATGGCCATGTACGTGGTCCTGACGGTCTTCCTGTTCCAAAAGGGTTCCTCCGAATCCAAGCCCGTGGGCAAGGAGGCACCCCAGGACGAGGATCCGCGCCAGGCGGCCATCAAGCAGGCCACACCGTGGCCTGTGAAGCACGGGGGCGCAGTCCTCAAGCTTTACGAGCACTCCCTGTCCATCCTCCTGTTCCTGCTCTTCCTGGGCTCATTCACCGCGCACGCCCTGGGCGGCACCGCGGCGTACAACGAGGAACAGCAAAGCCACGGGGAGGCCGGCGTCACCGTGCTCCAATACGTGGGCACCAGCCGTTTCTGGTTTGAGTCCTTCCAAAACTGGCAGAGCGAGTTTTTGGCCGTCGCCGTCCTGGTGGGCGCGTCCGTCTACCTCCGGGAAAAGGGATCGCCGGAGTCCAAGCCCGTTGCCGAGCCACACTACGAGACCGGCGCCTAA
- a CDS encoding DUF6328 family protein has product MSEVEDYTGRSGRNETREEQLDRNWAELLQELRVLQMGVQILAGFLLTLPFQQRFEDLDDFQVGLYLTNVVIAALTTALILLPVSVHRRLFRKRLKETLVSSGDTIAKITLAGIALLSAGTAALVFDVAAGRSAGLTAGGALMAVMVVLLVYIPIHLNKRAAEGTAPDGSKEG; this is encoded by the coding sequence ATGTCCGAGGTTGAGGATTACACGGGCCGGTCGGGCCGGAATGAGACCCGTGAGGAGCAACTGGACCGCAACTGGGCAGAACTGCTGCAGGAGTTGCGGGTGTTGCAGATGGGCGTGCAGATCCTTGCCGGTTTCCTGCTGACGCTCCCCTTCCAGCAGCGGTTTGAGGACCTCGACGATTTCCAGGTGGGCCTGTACCTGACCAACGTGGTGATCGCGGCGCTGACCACGGCGCTCATCCTCCTGCCCGTGAGCGTGCACCGCAGGCTGTTCCGGAAGCGGCTCAAGGAAACGCTTGTGTCCAGCGGGGATACCATCGCCAAAATAACCCTTGCCGGAATCGCCCTGCTGAGCGCAGGGACGGCTGCGCTGGTCTTCGATGTGGCAGCCGGCCGGTCGGCCGGTCTTACCGCCGGCGGGGCGCTGATGGCAGTGATGGTGGTCCTGCTCGTTTACATCCCGATCCACCTCAACAAGCGCGCCGCTGAAGGCACGGCGCCGGACGGCTCGAAGGAAGGATGA
- a CDS encoding SDR family oxidoreductase: MSDTDKQADQPKDPRGGYHSGPFPEQEQKQPGLTAPMEPKPDHGELSYEGHGKLQGKAALITGGDSGIGKAAAIAFAREGADVAISYLPEEEEDAQDTADWIRKAGQRVLLFAGDGREEEFSTRIAEETLSGFGRLDVLVLNAAYQKNRESLESLPTEEFDRVFKTNLYSLLWTARAAVPHLKPGASIITTASIQAFNPSPGLIDYAMTKAAQVAFTKALAQELGPKGIRVNAVAPGPIWTPLIPATEWPEKLPKFGQDTPLERAGQPAELAAAYVLLASEDGSYISGAVLPVTGGKGL; encoded by the coding sequence ATGAGCGACACAGACAAGCAGGCAGACCAGCCAAAGGATCCCCGGGGCGGCTACCACTCAGGCCCGTTCCCGGAGCAGGAACAGAAGCAGCCCGGCCTGACGGCCCCGATGGAACCCAAGCCGGACCACGGGGAATTGAGCTACGAGGGGCACGGGAAACTGCAGGGCAAGGCGGCCCTCATCACGGGCGGTGATTCCGGAATCGGCAAGGCCGCCGCCATCGCTTTCGCCCGGGAGGGGGCCGATGTGGCCATCTCCTACCTCCCCGAAGAGGAGGAGGACGCGCAGGACACCGCGGACTGGATCCGCAAGGCCGGCCAGCGGGTCCTCCTGTTTGCCGGAGACGGCCGGGAAGAGGAATTCAGTACGCGCATTGCAGAGGAGACCCTGTCCGGGTTCGGGCGGCTGGACGTGCTGGTGCTCAACGCGGCCTACCAGAAGAACCGCGAGAGCCTGGAGTCCCTGCCCACCGAGGAGTTCGACCGCGTCTTCAAGACCAACCTCTACTCGCTGCTCTGGACCGCGCGGGCAGCCGTGCCGCACCTCAAACCAGGTGCCTCCATCATCACCACGGCATCAATCCAGGCCTTCAACCCGTCGCCCGGCCTGATTGACTACGCCATGACCAAGGCCGCGCAGGTGGCCTTCACCAAAGCGCTGGCGCAGGAGCTTGGTCCCAAGGGCATCCGCGTTAACGCAGTGGCCCCCGGCCCCATCTGGACTCCACTGATCCCGGCAACGGAATGGCCGGAAAAGCTCCCGAAGTTCGGGCAGGACACCCCGTTGGAGCGTGCTGGCCAGCCGGCAGAACTTGCCGCCGCGTATGTACTGCTGGCTTCCGAGGACGGCTCCTACATCTCGGGGGCAGTCCTTCCGGTGACCGGGGGCAAGGGGCTCTGA
- a CDS encoding glycosyltransferase family 2 protein, with product MSRKSSEQWARRVDAEASVEVDVLLPTCNRPAELAVTLAGLAAQAEPAFAVVISDQSTGTPGWEHPAAAAMVRVLQAQGRPVTLLRHLPRRGLAEHRQFLLEQSTAEKCLFLDDDVWLEPGALDRLSCALDKLECGFVGMAPQGLSYLEDRRPEQTAVFEAWEGPVTAERIRPGDPGFERWPLHSAANLSHISADLALQPGQWVPYRVAWLGGCALYRRDALSEAGGFAFWDSLPPGHAGEDVVAQWRVMERFGGAGILPSGAVHLESPTTVTDRQVEAYDVVLGQEQAG from the coding sequence GTGAGCAGGAAATCGTCAGAACAGTGGGCACGGCGCGTTGATGCGGAGGCAAGCGTGGAAGTGGACGTCCTGCTGCCCACGTGCAACCGCCCGGCTGAACTTGCCGTAACCCTCGCGGGACTTGCCGCGCAGGCCGAGCCCGCGTTCGCCGTCGTGATCAGTGACCAGTCAACCGGGACCCCCGGCTGGGAGCACCCTGCCGCTGCCGCCATGGTGCGTGTCCTGCAAGCCCAGGGCAGGCCCGTCACCCTCCTCCGCCACCTGCCGCGGCGGGGCCTGGCGGAGCACCGCCAGTTCCTGCTGGAACAGTCAACCGCTGAAAAGTGCCTTTTCCTTGACGACGACGTGTGGCTGGAGCCCGGGGCGCTGGACCGGCTCAGCTGCGCCCTGGACAAGCTTGAGTGCGGCTTCGTGGGGATGGCGCCGCAGGGCCTGTCCTACCTGGAGGACAGGAGGCCCGAACAGACAGCGGTGTTCGAGGCATGGGAAGGGCCCGTCACTGCCGAGCGCATCCGCCCCGGGGACCCGGGCTTCGAACGGTGGCCCCTCCACAGTGCCGCAAACCTCAGCCACATCAGCGCCGACCTGGCCCTCCAGCCGGGGCAGTGGGTGCCCTATCGGGTGGCCTGGCTGGGCGGCTGCGCACTGTACCGCCGCGACGCGCTCAGCGAAGCGGGCGGGTTCGCGTTCTGGGACAGCCTGCCGCCCGGCCACGCCGGGGAGGACGTGGTGGCCCAATGGCGCGTGATGGAACGGTTCGGGGGTGCCGGGATCCTGCCTTCCGGGGCCGTCCATCTGGAGTCACCCACCACGGTGACCGACCGGCAGGTGGAGGCATACGACGTCGTGCTCGGCCAGGAACAGGCAGGCTGA
- a CDS encoding GAF and ANTAR domain-containing protein → MAAEPTGQLGWGPFPVPPEQVFDSKDVETYLWDVTRDFMADIKGDQRGITWAATLFRLGQARTVAASTEKAREADQEQCSFADGPVMEAIRSGEFVLLSDVSRDRRWPGYASAAASHGVQSLLSMPIASEGGTSAAINLYAAFPHAFTSDDLLRSRNYAHQVARALRVVVRVAERAEATAGIAVVQSSLVLVDLAVRSLMDEYGLSREGALRFLQTQALHHELDLRDAALNVVAPGSARESPTAGDSGREPTGLRQGTPDGVADFRLLPPAELDQQAEAPRGKAGPRKKSSHPEGRTA, encoded by the coding sequence ATGGCCGCTGAACCCACAGGGCAGCTAGGCTGGGGACCCTTTCCAGTACCCCCGGAACAGGTGTTTGACAGCAAGGACGTCGAAACCTATCTCTGGGATGTCACCCGTGACTTCATGGCGGACATCAAGGGCGACCAGCGCGGCATAACCTGGGCAGCCACGCTTTTCCGCCTGGGCCAGGCCCGCACCGTTGCCGCCAGCACGGAGAAGGCGCGCGAGGCTGACCAGGAGCAGTGCTCCTTCGCCGACGGGCCTGTTATGGAGGCCATCCGCAGCGGCGAGTTTGTGCTGCTGTCAGATGTCAGCCGGGACCGGCGCTGGCCGGGATATGCGAGTGCGGCTGCCAGCCACGGCGTGCAGTCGCTCCTGTCCATGCCCATCGCGTCCGAGGGCGGGACAAGCGCCGCCATCAACCTGTATGCGGCGTTTCCCCACGCCTTCACCAGTGACGACCTTCTCCGCAGCCGGAACTACGCTCACCAGGTGGCGCGTGCACTGCGGGTAGTGGTGCGCGTGGCGGAACGGGCCGAAGCGACGGCGGGGATCGCCGTCGTGCAAAGCTCCCTGGTCCTGGTGGACCTGGCGGTGCGCAGCCTCATGGATGAGTACGGGCTCAGCCGGGAGGGGGCGCTTCGGTTCCTGCAGACCCAGGCCCTGCACCATGAGCTTGACCTGCGCGATGCCGCCCTGAACGTTGTTGCGCCCGGCTCCGCAAGGGAAAGCCCCACGGCAGGGGATTCAGGCAGGGAACCCACAGGGCTGAGGCAGGGAACGCCCGACGGCGTGGCGGACTTCCGCCTGCTGCCCCCTGCCGAGCTGGACCAGCAGGCGGAAGCACCGCGCGGCAAGGCCGGACCGCGCAAGAAGTCATCGCACCCAGAAGGGAGGACGGCATGA
- a CDS encoding SGNH/GDSL hydrolase family protein, which yields MTAQKQEHPAWASDAGHHPWHRFVALGDSFTEGVGDPEPGSQGGLRGWADRVAEELSVGQPDFAYANLAIRGLRLQEILDQQVGPALAAKPDLVTLSAGGNDIVFRRSDPDKLAEKIDAGVEQLARSGATVVLFAGPDWGATPVFGQIRGKVAIFNENLHIVAARHDAVIVDLWCLRDLTRPGMWDPDRLHFSPLGHHTIAIGVLQALAVPHGLEPLQPKALPPRSWKESRAQDLAWAREYLVPWAIRQVRHPTVAPPAPKRPRPGPVVGHGHSAVGHPGALPAEPLSLKKA from the coding sequence ATGACCGCGCAGAAGCAGGAGCATCCGGCATGGGCTTCAGACGCCGGACATCATCCCTGGCACCGCTTTGTTGCACTCGGCGACTCGTTCACCGAGGGCGTCGGGGATCCCGAGCCGGGGAGCCAGGGCGGGCTGCGGGGCTGGGCCGACCGCGTGGCCGAGGAACTCAGTGTTGGCCAACCGGATTTTGCCTATGCCAACCTAGCGATCCGGGGCCTGCGGCTGCAGGAGATCCTCGACCAGCAGGTGGGCCCGGCGCTGGCAGCCAAGCCTGACCTGGTTACGCTGTCCGCCGGCGGGAACGACATCGTGTTCCGCCGCAGCGACCCGGACAAGTTGGCCGAAAAGATCGATGCCGGCGTGGAGCAGCTCGCCCGATCCGGGGCCACCGTGGTCCTTTTTGCCGGCCCCGATTGGGGCGCTACCCCGGTCTTCGGCCAGATACGCGGCAAGGTGGCAATCTTCAACGAGAACCTGCACATAGTGGCCGCCCGGCATGACGCTGTCATCGTTGACCTGTGGTGCCTGCGCGACCTCACCAGGCCCGGAATGTGGGATCCTGACCGGCTGCATTTCTCTCCGCTGGGCCACCACACCATAGCCATAGGGGTGCTGCAGGCACTCGCCGTTCCCCATGGCCTTGAACCGTTGCAGCCCAAGGCGCTCCCGCCTCGCAGCTGGAAGGAATCCCGGGCGCAGGACCTCGCCTGGGCCCGTGAATACCTTGTTCCCTGGGCAATCCGCCAGGTCAGGCACCCGACGGTGGCCCCGCCCGCTCCCAAACGGCCCCGGCCCGGGCCGGTTGTTGGCCATGGGCATTCGGCTGTGGGCCATCCGGGGGCCCTGCCCGCCGAGCCCCTGTCCCTGAAGAAGGCTTAG
- a CDS encoding uracil-xanthine permease family protein, with amino-acid sequence MSMLGIKWKLHGTGKSIKPGHVVAPDERLAWPLTIGVGMQHVVAMFGATFLVPIITGMPPATTLFFSGIGTLLFLVITKGRVPSYLGSSFAFIAPIMASQQQFGVPGALGGVVLAGAALALVGAIVQKFGAGWINRLMPPIVTGAIVALIGLNLAPAAKNNFDAAPVTAVVTLATIILVSVLFRGILGRLSILVGVVVGYLVAMLRGEVSYDKMDAAAWIGLPQFQTPEFHIGVLGLFVPVVLVLVAENIGHVKSVAAMTGQNLDGVSGRALMADGAATVLAGFGGGSGTTTYAENIGVMAATKVYSTAAYWVAGTFAILLSFSPKFGELIATVPPGVLGGAATMLYGMIGILGVKIWVQNKVNFSNPVNLTTAAVALIIGIADYTWTIGDLKFTGIALGSAAALVIYHGMKAIAKARGTVAEPETEQAGLPPAVKAAVNAAAKRAPKKR; translated from the coding sequence ATGAGCATGCTCGGAATCAAATGGAAGCTGCACGGCACCGGCAAGTCGATTAAGCCCGGCCATGTGGTGGCCCCCGATGAGCGGCTGGCCTGGCCGCTCACCATTGGCGTCGGCATGCAGCACGTGGTGGCCATGTTCGGAGCCACGTTCCTGGTGCCCATCATCACGGGCATGCCGCCTGCCACCACCCTGTTCTTCTCCGGCATCGGCACCCTGCTGTTCCTGGTGATCACCAAGGGCCGGGTTCCCAGCTACCTTGGCTCAAGCTTCGCCTTCATCGCGCCCATCATGGCGTCCCAGCAGCAGTTCGGCGTCCCCGGGGCACTGGGCGGCGTGGTGCTGGCCGGCGCCGCCCTGGCCCTGGTGGGCGCCATTGTGCAGAAATTCGGCGCGGGCTGGATCAACCGGCTGATGCCGCCCATCGTCACGGGCGCAATCGTGGCCCTGATCGGGCTCAACCTTGCCCCTGCGGCGAAAAACAATTTCGACGCCGCGCCCGTCACCGCCGTGGTCACGCTGGCCACCATCATCCTGGTCAGCGTCCTCTTCCGCGGGATCCTGGGCCGCCTGAGCATCCTGGTGGGCGTGGTGGTTGGCTATCTCGTGGCCATGCTGCGCGGCGAGGTGAGCTACGACAAGATGGACGCCGCAGCCTGGATCGGCCTCCCGCAGTTCCAGACCCCCGAGTTCCACATCGGCGTGCTCGGACTGTTCGTGCCCGTGGTCCTGGTACTTGTGGCGGAGAACATCGGCCACGTGAAGTCGGTCGCGGCCATGACGGGGCAGAACCTCGACGGCGTCTCCGGGCGTGCGCTGATGGCCGACGGCGCCGCCACCGTCCTTGCCGGCTTCGGCGGCGGTTCCGGCACCACCACCTACGCTGAGAACATCGGCGTCATGGCCGCCACCAAGGTGTACTCGACGGCGGCGTACTGGGTGGCGGGCACCTTCGCCATCCTGCTGAGCTTCTCCCCCAAGTTCGGCGAACTGATCGCCACCGTCCCGCCGGGCGTCCTGGGCGGAGCAGCCACGATGCTCTACGGCATGATCGGCATCCTGGGCGTGAAGATCTGGGTGCAGAACAAGGTGAACTTCTCCAACCCGGTGAACCTGACCACCGCCGCCGTGGCCCTGATCATTGGCATCGCGGACTACACCTGGACCATCGGCGACCTCAAGTTCACCGGCATCGCGCTGGGTTCGGCGGCAGCCCTGGTGATCTACCACGGCATGAAGGCCATCGCGAAAGCCCGGGGCACGGTGGCAGAGCCGGAGACGGAACAGGCTGGCCTTCCCCCTGCCGTCAAGGCAGCCGTGAACGCTGCCGCCAAGCGGGCTCCGAAGAAGCGCTAA
- a CDS encoding malonic semialdehyde reductase produces MTIAHEEAVIDAAAVDAIFAQARTANSFTGEVTEEQAQAIYELTKFGPTAFNSQPLRVTYVRSDEARARLVEALMPGNRAKTASAPLVAILSYDTDWAGQWDNFLPGYNAPKAMYDANPELAAATGNNNAHLQAGYFILAVRSLGFAAGPMTGADFGAIDEAFFPAGDQKSFLVVNIGQPAEDAWGEAKPKFAYEDVVRTV; encoded by the coding sequence ATGACCATTGCCCACGAAGAAGCCGTTATCGATGCGGCCGCGGTAGACGCCATTTTCGCCCAGGCCCGCACTGCCAACTCCTTCACCGGAGAGGTGACCGAGGAGCAGGCGCAGGCCATCTACGAGCTGACCAAGTTCGGCCCCACAGCGTTCAACTCCCAGCCGCTGCGCGTGACCTACGTCCGTTCCGATGAGGCCCGCGCCAGGCTGGTGGAGGCCCTCATGCCGGGCAACCGCGCCAAGACCGCTTCCGCCCCGCTGGTGGCAATCCTCAGCTACGACACCGACTGGGCGGGCCAGTGGGACAACTTCCTCCCCGGCTACAACGCCCCCAAGGCCATGTACGATGCCAACCCCGAGCTCGCGGCCGCCACAGGCAACAACAACGCCCACCTGCAGGCCGGCTACTTCATCCTGGCCGTCAGGTCCCTCGGGTTCGCCGCGGGCCCCATGACCGGCGCGGACTTCGGCGCCATCGATGAGGCCTTCTTCCCGGCAGGCGACCAGAAGAGCTTCCTGGTGGTCAACATCGGCCAGCCGGCCGAGGACGCCTGGGGCGAAGCGAAGCCCAAGTTCGCCTACGAGGACGTCGTCCGCACCGTCTAA
- a CDS encoding 2'-5' RNA ligase family protein, producing MRNLILVAFVEPVADGLVFPRSEWPLHITLVRFDVGSPAGADPAERLAGLAEPPVLAALGAGLTVGEDAGFGRNGAVPVNLIQPQPDLQALHEQLVAAVGGLGGTILTPAHTMSGYRPHVSHHGHKRLDPGDAVVLDRIALVDMAPDGDRTVRRILKLWTLAETGNSA from the coding sequence ATGCGGAACCTTATCCTGGTGGCCTTTGTCGAGCCGGTGGCGGACGGGCTGGTTTTCCCCCGCAGCGAATGGCCGCTGCACATCACCCTGGTGAGGTTCGACGTCGGCAGTCCTGCAGGTGCCGACCCCGCCGAACGCCTCGCCGGGCTGGCTGAACCGCCAGTGCTGGCGGCCCTGGGTGCCGGGCTGACGGTGGGTGAGGACGCAGGTTTCGGCCGGAACGGCGCGGTCCCCGTGAACCTCATCCAGCCGCAGCCGGATCTCCAGGCCCTGCACGAGCAGCTGGTCGCCGCCGTCGGCGGCCTGGGCGGCACAATCCTCACGCCCGCCCACACCATGTCCGGCTACAGGCCCCACGTCTCACACCACGGCCACAAGCGGCTGGACCCGGGGGACGCCGTCGTGCTCGACCGGATCGCACTGGTGGACATGGCGCCGGACGGTGACCGAACCGTCCGGCGCATCCTGAAGCTGTGGACGCTGGCGGAAACCGGGAACAGCGCCTAG